A region from the Halobacillus mangrovi genome encodes:
- a CDS encoding gamma-glutamyltransferase family protein: MNYLRITYIIAGIVFVGLVGWNFYFEDEFDQFREPYTVEDRQETVEVNASDGEDAFVYGVSAVHPLAVEAGMKVLNEGGNAAEAAIAVSFALNVVEPYGSGIGGGGQMIVHEPGEQAMTYDYREAAPMSGAKPQRDIAVPGFVKGMEAIYEDYGNNVEWSTLLEDAVTHSEEGIKVGRIFHEQLQNSRRFIQTGNKNPEIYNMFYPEGRALQINDTLVQKELANTLKTLQEKGPEAFYEGALAQELANKVGFGPNDLANYEVAKRPAPEGNFKGQKVYAGSSPTSGIIVIQALQMIEQLEGNLEKVLREEFENQNGQLPPFLAEALPTSMEQVVNEPQYKDLYIHLVNKVVNRVYEDRVHTLGDPRFVDVQEEKLTSTSYAKQLFEEEFSVGGQALTSSSELFVSPGEKQDTRNTTHFVVVDKDGMMVSATNSLGKFFGSGMYANGFFLNHQLINFDTVEGSMNEYEPGKRPRSFVSPLIFAEEGRAVLGIGSPGGKRIPAMLIQTLMQYEYGINQDTGDPLTLQQAIARSRFYTEDNVVHLERMVDQAAVNRLRSEMDYSVITHDSPVFYGGIQGLGIRTNGDVIQMYGGGDPRRLGTWQIGNQNGMNEVNESK; the protein is encoded by the coding sequence TTGAACTATTTACGAATAACCTACATCATAGCCGGGATCGTCTTCGTCGGACTGGTCGGCTGGAATTTCTACTTTGAGGATGAGTTCGATCAGTTCCGTGAGCCCTATACCGTGGAGGATCGTCAAGAAACTGTGGAAGTGAACGCATCAGACGGAGAAGATGCTTTTGTTTACGGAGTCAGTGCGGTCCATCCATTAGCTGTTGAAGCCGGCATGAAAGTATTAAATGAAGGTGGAAATGCTGCCGAAGCTGCGATTGCGGTTTCCTTCGCCCTTAATGTGGTGGAACCCTATGGATCCGGTATCGGAGGCGGGGGACAGATGATCGTCCACGAACCTGGAGAACAAGCGATGACTTATGACTATCGTGAAGCTGCACCGATGAGCGGGGCAAAACCTCAACGGGATATTGCGGTTCCAGGGTTTGTCAAAGGCATGGAAGCCATTTATGAAGACTATGGAAATAATGTTGAGTGGAGTACGCTTTTAGAGGATGCCGTGACTCACAGTGAGGAAGGCATCAAGGTAGGCCGTATTTTCCATGAACAGTTACAGAATTCTCGGCGCTTTATCCAGACAGGGAATAAGAACCCTGAAATTTACAACATGTTTTATCCGGAAGGCCGCGCTCTACAAATCAATGACACATTGGTCCAAAAAGAGCTGGCGAACACGTTGAAGACTCTTCAGGAAAAAGGTCCAGAAGCCTTTTATGAAGGGGCCCTCGCACAAGAACTTGCAAATAAAGTTGGTTTTGGGCCCAATGATCTTGCCAATTATGAAGTAGCCAAGCGCCCAGCACCTGAAGGGAATTTTAAAGGGCAAAAAGTTTATGCAGGTTCTTCACCAACATCAGGGATTATTGTCATTCAAGCTTTGCAGATGATCGAGCAGCTTGAAGGAAACCTTGAAAAAGTATTGCGTGAAGAATTTGAAAACCAAAATGGCCAATTGCCGCCATTCCTTGCTGAAGCTTTGCCGACAAGTATGGAACAAGTGGTAAATGAGCCGCAGTACAAGGATCTTTATATCCATCTTGTAAATAAAGTAGTCAACCGTGTCTACGAAGACAGGGTGCATACCCTTGGGGACCCGCGGTTTGTTGATGTGCAAGAAGAAAAGCTGACTTCTACCAGCTATGCGAAACAATTGTTTGAGGAAGAGTTCTCAGTTGGGGGGCAGGCATTAACTAGTTCGAGTGAGCTATTTGTTTCTCCTGGTGAAAAGCAAGATACAAGAAACACGACTCATTTTGTTGTCGTAGACAAAGACGGCATGATGGTGTCGGCAACGAATTCACTAGGCAAGTTCTTTGGTTCTGGGATGTACGCTAACGGATTCTTCTTAAATCACCAGTTGATCAACTTTGATACAGTCGAAGGATCTATGAACGAGTATGAACCTGGTAAACGTCCACGTTCCTTCGTTTCTCCGCTCATTTTTGCTGAGGAAGGAAGAGCAGTACTTGGTATAGGTTCTCCTGGTGGTAAAAGGATCCCGGCGATGCTGATTCAAACACTAATGCAGTATGAGTATGGAATCAATCAGGATACAGGGGATCCGCTTACGCTTCAGCAAGCGATCGCCCGTTCCAGGTTCTACACCGAAGATAACGTGGTCCACCTTGAAAGGATGGTTGATCAAGCAGCTGTTAACCGTCTGAGGAGTGAAATGGATTATTCGGTCATCACTCACGATTCACCCGTCTTTTATGGAGGAATTCAAGGACTGGGGATCCGTACAAACGGAGATGTCATTCAAATGTACGGTGGCGGTGATCCGAGACGTTTAGGGACATGGCAAATTGGTAATCAAAATGGTATGAACGAGGTTAATGAATCAAAATAA
- a CDS encoding CapA family protein: MKDKDLKYRMKVWTKKHQKKALKHSLILLVILAIPFFGHQWLDKPDIPENTRPDDVDYRISMVGDMMLGRHVREAALRSGESPGRVFEYVKPFLEQSDYVTGNFENPVLDTKDPEVKKVMEDFELQNKAIHLYAEKGTEKAIEEAGFDSVNLANNHAMDYGSLSLEETLKHMEKVDVDLLGIGRALNPSEDLFEDGEKSTDAGKIHYFDADGKRIAILGFTDVYVQGYSASEYVGGVLTNSGLGVLQSRIREAKENADVVMVHSHWGAEYQASANQDQETLAYLMTDMGADVIIGHHPHVLEPVTRVHIEGDPNDPQDSDKTSIVMNSLGNFVFDQGWSRTKDSTMAQLDFLSDGGIELSFVPMQISDTRPRETNGILEPLRNFRIFRTLRKDLDSEYWRMENDRLVIDLKKAGVIEG, from the coding sequence ATGAAAGATAAAGACTTGAAATACAGAATGAAAGTCTGGACGAAGAAACATCAGAAAAAAGCGTTGAAGCACTCGCTGATTCTGCTGGTGATTCTAGCTATCCCTTTTTTCGGCCATCAGTGGCTGGATAAGCCAGATATTCCAGAGAATACAAGGCCTGACGATGTCGATTATCGAATATCGATGGTAGGAGATATGATGCTTGGTCGGCACGTCCGTGAGGCTGCTTTGAGAAGTGGAGAATCACCAGGCCGGGTGTTTGAATATGTTAAACCATTTTTGGAGCAGTCCGATTATGTGACAGGAAATTTTGAAAATCCTGTCCTTGATACAAAGGACCCCGAAGTGAAGAAAGTGATGGAAGACTTTGAGCTTCAAAATAAAGCGATTCATTTGTATGCGGAAAAAGGTACTGAAAAAGCCATCGAAGAAGCTGGCTTTGATTCTGTCAATCTAGCTAACAACCATGCAATGGATTATGGAAGTCTCTCTTTGGAAGAGACGTTAAAGCATATGGAAAAAGTGGATGTCGATCTTCTTGGAATTGGACGGGCACTCAATCCTTCTGAAGATTTGTTTGAAGATGGAGAAAAGTCCACTGATGCAGGGAAAATCCATTATTTTGATGCTGACGGTAAAAGAATTGCCATACTCGGATTTACTGACGTGTATGTACAAGGGTACAGTGCAAGCGAATATGTTGGTGGTGTGCTGACCAATTCCGGGCTTGGAGTGTTACAGAGCCGAATTCGAGAAGCGAAAGAGAATGCCGATGTTGTCATGGTCCATTCCCACTGGGGAGCTGAATATCAGGCCAGCGCTAATCAGGATCAGGAAACACTTGCTTATCTAATGACAGATATGGGGGCAGACGTGATTATTGGTCACCACCCTCACGTTTTAGAACCAGTGACGCGTGTACATATTGAAGGAGATCCAAATGACCCGCAGGATTCGGATAAAACTTCAATCGTAATGAACAGCCTCGGCAACTTTGTGTTTGACCAGGGCTGGTCACGGACGAAAGACTCGACGATGGCTCAATTGGACTTTCTCAGTGATGGAGGTATTGAACTATCCTTTGTTCCGATGCAAATTTCGGATACACGTCCACGCGAAACAAATGGAATATTAGAACCTTTACGGAATTTCCGGATCTTCAGGACACTTAGAAAGGATTTGGATTCTGAATATTGGCGGATGGAGAATGACCGGCTTGTGATCGACCTGAAAAAAGCCGGCGTCATCGAAGGATAG
- the pgsC gene encoding poly-gamma-glutamate biosynthesis protein PgsC, producing the protein MFGTDLYIAIVLGVLLSLLYAEKTGIMPAGLVVPGYLALIFDQVMYVLVVGLISLITYLLVSQVLARFTVLYGRRKFAAMLTVGVLMKMAMDYLYPLTPFPVMELRGIGVIVPGLLANSIQKQGVLPTFSATFVIAFVTFVLITAYSLF; encoded by the coding sequence TTGTTCGGTACTGATTTATATATAGCAATTGTCCTTGGTGTGCTTTTAAGTTTGCTGTACGCTGAGAAAACAGGGATCATGCCAGCGGGCTTGGTTGTCCCTGGCTACTTAGCGTTGATTTTTGATCAGGTCATGTACGTTTTGGTAGTAGGCTTGATCAGTTTGATTACATACTTGCTTGTCTCGCAGGTGTTGGCAAGGTTTACGGTGTTGTACGGGAGACGGAAATTTGCGGCGATGCTAACTGTTGGTGTTCTTATGAAGATGGCGATGGATTACTTGTATCCATTGACGCCTTTCCCTGTTATGGAACTTAGAGGAATAGGGGTCATCGTCCCAGGTCTGCTTGCCAATTCTATTCAGAAGCAGGGAGTCCTGCCTACGTTTAGTGCGACGTTCGTGATCGCTTTTGTAACCTTCGTATTGATTACGGCTTATAGTTTGTTTTAG
- the pgsB gene encoding poly-gamma-glutamate synthase PgsB — protein sequence MNELVYLAIFAFITLALGIREKEKLDRNIKKIPTRILVNGIRGKSTVTRLVMGILKQDQRKVVGKTTGTSARMFYWDQEEEEPIIRSLQGPNINEQMKITKKVVDRRADAFVSECMAVNPEYQRVFQERLVKANITIIANVIEDHLDVMGPTLDDIAEAFSSTIPKNGYVIIPETPYQRYFEKVAKKKGSKVIVADESSIDESYLKKFPFMIFPQNAALALAVADLLEIDREVALEGMLKAPVDPGAMRVHRFGKKRAPKYFFNGFAANDVTSTLNIWERIKDLDYPSDESTVVMNCRSDRVERTIDFAEKVLPYIEMDRLVLMGESVQPILQAQEEGKISVSNIINLEKAPTETIIKHLQEIPGNSVIYGIGNINGGGEELAAAIQDLEVVPSLSDYATSWGEDVIETSFNKEPVREKDLQTNK from the coding sequence GTGAACGAATTAGTTTATTTGGCGATTTTTGCGTTTATTACCCTCGCACTTGGAATAAGAGAGAAGGAAAAGCTGGATCGCAATATAAAGAAAATCCCTACACGTATCTTAGTGAACGGAATTCGTGGAAAGTCAACGGTTACCCGTTTAGTAATGGGTATATTAAAGCAAGATCAGCGGAAGGTTGTCGGAAAAACGACAGGGACCTCTGCTCGTATGTTCTATTGGGATCAGGAAGAAGAGGAGCCGATCATTCGAAGTCTGCAAGGTCCTAATATTAACGAACAAATGAAGATTACAAAAAAGGTCGTGGATAGAAGAGCCGATGCGTTTGTAAGTGAATGTATGGCGGTTAACCCTGAATATCAAAGAGTATTTCAGGAGCGGCTAGTGAAAGCGAACATAACTATAATTGCGAACGTAATAGAAGATCACCTTGATGTCATGGGGCCGACCCTCGATGATATTGCGGAAGCTTTCAGTTCAACCATTCCAAAAAATGGTTATGTCATCATTCCTGAGACACCTTATCAGCGTTATTTTGAAAAAGTAGCGAAGAAAAAAGGCTCTAAGGTTATTGTAGCGGACGAAAGTTCAATTGATGAATCTTATTTGAAGAAGTTCCCATTTATGATCTTCCCACAAAACGCTGCTCTGGCTCTGGCTGTAGCAGATTTATTAGAAATTGACCGTGAAGTTGCGCTTGAAGGAATGCTTAAAGCACCTGTTGATCCTGGTGCTATGCGTGTTCATCGGTTTGGAAAGAAAAGAGCACCGAAATATTTCTTCAATGGTTTCGCTGCTAATGATGTGACGTCGACGTTGAATATCTGGGAGCGAATTAAAGACCTTGATTATCCATCTGATGAAAGTACGGTCGTTATGAATTGCCGTAGTGACCGTGTTGAACGTACTATTGATTTTGCAGAAAAAGTTCTTCCTTATATAGAAATGGATCGTCTTGTCTTAATGGGTGAGAGTGTACAGCCGATCTTGCAAGCTCAGGAAGAAGGGAAGATCTCTGTTTCTAACATTATTAATCTAGAGAAAGCACCGACGGAAACGATTATCAAGCATCTGCAAGAAATCCCAGGAAACAGTGTAATTTATGGAATCGGTAATATTAATGGTGGAGGAGAAGAGCTGGCAGCAGCGATTCAAGACCTTGAAGTTGTTCCTTCGCTCTCCGATTATGCTACTAGCTGGGGAGAAGACGTGATCGAAACTTCTTTCAATAAAGAACCGGTTCGGGAAAAAGACTTACAAACAAATAAATAG
- a CDS encoding LysM peptidoglycan-binding domain-containing protein — protein MSAKLLKVVVVIFLLLVSFFTFPTRIDAFSSQFVIKGNTSSKLAALTFDDGSDGTNIGKILQILSSHQVKSTFFLTGKGTSNHSEAIKRIAEAGHELATHSYSHVDFTQLTASEIKTELAQTEAVVKSTTGHSTKPLFRAPYGSVNKAVLNTVGSVGYTKTIHWTIDTLDWKGLSKTDVTNRVMNNIVPGAIILMHTGVGASGTPSALPDIIRGLQSKGYQFVTVSEILNPPTTSRTHRVKSGETLYRIALNYNVTVDELVRTNGLSDASYIRAGQALIIPGKASLSNTYMVKPGDTLYSISLRYETTVDQLALVNELNNPGLIRAGQILIIPSSSKITYTVQAGDTLYSIARKYGATVQTLADANQISNPGRIFPGDKLVIPT, from the coding sequence GTGAGTGCAAAGTTACTGAAAGTGGTTGTGGTCATTTTCCTCCTGTTGGTCTCCTTTTTTACATTTCCTACACGGATCGATGCCTTCAGCTCCCAATTTGTTATAAAAGGAAACACCTCAAGCAAACTTGCAGCCCTGACTTTTGACGATGGTTCAGACGGAACGAACATTGGAAAAATCCTTCAAATTCTTTCTTCTCACCAAGTGAAATCTACGTTTTTTCTTACAGGTAAAGGGACGAGCAATCATTCGGAGGCAATTAAACGTATAGCTGAAGCAGGCCATGAATTAGCTACCCATTCTTACTCGCATGTCGATTTTACTCAATTAACAGCGAGTGAGATTAAAACAGAGCTTGCTCAAACCGAAGCCGTTGTGAAAAGCACGACAGGACATTCGACGAAACCGCTGTTTCGAGCCCCCTACGGTTCTGTGAATAAGGCTGTTCTAAACACAGTTGGAAGTGTTGGATATACGAAGACAATTCATTGGACCATTGACACCCTTGATTGGAAAGGTCTATCTAAAACTGATGTAACCAACCGGGTCATGAATAACATTGTACCAGGGGCGATTATTCTCATGCATACAGGGGTGGGAGCATCAGGAACGCCATCGGCTTTACCAGATATCATTCGCGGCCTCCAGTCAAAAGGGTATCAATTTGTGACTGTATCAGAAATATTGAATCCACCAACAACAAGCAGGACACATCGGGTTAAATCAGGAGAGACCCTATATCGAATTGCTTTGAATTATAATGTTACCGTTGACGAGTTAGTGAGAACGAACGGGCTTTCTGACGCCAGTTATATTCGAGCTGGCCAAGCCCTCATCATTCCTGGAAAGGCTTCTTTATCTAATACCTACATGGTAAAACCAGGTGATACCTTATACAGCATCTCTTTGCGCTACGAAACAACGGTTGACCAATTGGCTTTAGTGAATGAGTTGAATAACCCAGGGTTGATCAGAGCAGGGCAAATATTAATTATTCCATCTTCTTCTAAAATAACGTACACTGTTCAAGCAGGAGACACCCTTTACAGTATTGCCAGAAAGTATGGGGCCACTGTTCAAACGCTTGCTGATGCGAATCAAATTTCCAATCCTGGCCGGATCTTTCCAGGGGACAAATTGGTCATACCGACTTAA
- a CDS encoding class I fructose-bisphosphate aldolase, which translates to MPTVEELLGNEAEYLLSHECQTFSKDDLHVPGPDFVDRVYKSTDRSPVVLRNLQSLFNHGRLGGTGYLSILPVDQGIEHSAGASFAPNPSYFDPENIIKLALESNCNAVASTIGVLGSVSRDYAHKIPMIAKINHNELLSYPNTHDQIMFGSVKQAYNLGAVAVGATIYFGSKESNRQIQEVAQAFQYAHELGLGTILWAYLRNPVFKTAYGDYHLSSDLTGQAIHLSASLQADIVKQKLPTLNGGYHAFGFGKTHDKVYSELTSDHPIDLTRYQVANSYMGRAGLINSGGGSSERDLNEAVKTAVINKRAGGMGLIMGRKAFHRPMKEGYEIIQAVQDVYADESITIA; encoded by the coding sequence ATGCCAACTGTCGAAGAGTTGTTAGGAAACGAAGCGGAGTATTTGCTGAGTCACGAGTGCCAAACCTTTTCCAAAGATGATCTTCATGTCCCCGGACCTGATTTTGTTGACCGTGTTTATAAATCGACCGACCGATCTCCTGTTGTCCTTAGAAATCTTCAAAGTTTGTTTAATCATGGAAGACTAGGCGGTACAGGTTACCTTTCCATCCTACCCGTTGACCAGGGGATCGAACACTCTGCAGGTGCATCTTTTGCCCCAAACCCTAGCTACTTTGACCCCGAAAACATCATTAAACTTGCGTTAGAAAGTAATTGCAATGCGGTAGCTTCTACCATAGGCGTGTTGGGATCTGTGTCCAGAGACTATGCTCACAAGATCCCTATGATCGCAAAAATCAATCACAATGAACTTCTTTCGTATCCGAATACTCATGATCAAATCATGTTTGGGTCCGTAAAACAGGCTTACAACCTGGGAGCCGTTGCTGTTGGAGCTACGATTTACTTTGGTTCTAAAGAAAGCAATCGCCAAATTCAAGAGGTCGCTCAAGCTTTCCAATACGCACATGAGCTCGGACTTGGCACAATCCTTTGGGCTTATCTCCGTAACCCAGTATTTAAAACAGCCTATGGAGACTACCATCTATCTTCTGATTTGACAGGACAGGCCATTCACCTGTCTGCCAGTCTTCAAGCAGATATCGTTAAACAAAAACTTCCGACATTAAACGGTGGATATCACGCGTTTGGTTTCGGTAAAACTCATGATAAAGTTTATTCAGAATTAACATCTGACCATCCGATCGATTTGACCCGATACCAGGTGGCCAACTCCTATATGGGACGGGCAGGACTAATAAATTCTGGGGGCGGTTCCTCAGAAAGAGATTTAAATGAAGCCGTCAAAACCGCTGTAATCAATAAGCGTGCCGGTGGGATGGGATTGATCATGGGACGCAAAGCTTTCCACCGTCCAATGAAAGAGGGCTACGAAATTATCCAGGCGGTTCAAGATGTCTATGCGGATGAATCAATCACCATCGCCTAG
- a CDS encoding M20 metallopeptidase family protein: MNYIEELISSIKDDIIHIRRTLHQHPELSNEEYRTSSLVKEQLTAYGIEWQSGFAGTGVLGIINGDLPGGTVALRADMDALPIQEVNTHEFISQNDGKMHACGHDAHTAMLLGAGYALQQMKADIKGTILLVFQPAEENSPNGGSQAMMEDGVFHEYTPDVIYGQHVWPSLPVGQVGIRDKEMMGASDRFKVTVKGKGGHASMPHDGNDALLISNQMISSLQTIVSRNVNPLESAVVTIGRIEGGYSYNVIPNEVVLEGTVRTFKPEVKEKVKRRFHTIIEQTADAFEAEAEINYLDGYPATINTPRWALQARESAQKLLGSESTPSLDPALAGEDFSRFLLHYPGAFIWLGTQIEDGENQKPLHDSGFQLNEKALPIGSRYLVEVAMDTLNTLYFQKEGDHDVHSS, from the coding sequence TTGAATTACATCGAAGAACTAATCTCATCCATCAAAGATGACATCATTCATATAAGAAGGACACTGCACCAACACCCTGAGCTCAGCAATGAAGAATACCGCACTTCTTCTCTGGTAAAAGAGCAGCTTACTGCTTACGGAATTGAATGGCAATCGGGATTTGCCGGTACAGGGGTGCTTGGCATTATTAATGGGGATTTGCCAGGGGGAACGGTTGCCCTTCGAGCCGATATGGATGCCTTACCAATTCAAGAGGTCAATACTCACGAATTCATTTCTCAAAACGACGGTAAGATGCATGCCTGCGGACACGATGCCCATACAGCGATGCTGCTGGGAGCTGGATACGCCCTCCAACAAATGAAAGCAGACATTAAAGGAACGATTCTGCTCGTTTTCCAGCCAGCTGAAGAAAACTCACCTAACGGGGGATCTCAAGCTATGATGGAGGACGGAGTGTTTCATGAATATACCCCTGATGTTATTTACGGACAGCATGTGTGGCCAAGTCTTCCTGTCGGTCAAGTGGGAATTAGGGATAAAGAGATGATGGGAGCATCTGACCGCTTCAAAGTGACCGTGAAAGGGAAAGGCGGACATGCCAGTATGCCGCATGACGGAAATGATGCCCTGCTCATATCCAATCAGATGATATCCAGTCTGCAAACGATCGTTAGTCGAAACGTAAACCCTTTAGAATCGGCGGTAGTTACAATCGGCCGTATTGAAGGCGGTTATAGTTATAATGTCATTCCAAATGAAGTCGTTCTTGAAGGCACCGTACGCACGTTCAAACCAGAAGTAAAAGAAAAAGTAAAACGTCGCTTTCATACCATCATTGAGCAAACGGCAGACGCTTTCGAGGCTGAGGCAGAAATCAATTATTTAGACGGATATCCTGCGACGATCAACACGCCGAGGTGGGCACTGCAAGCCCGTGAATCTGCACAAAAGCTCCTCGGAAGTGAATCCACACCTTCTCTTGATCCTGCTTTAGCTGGAGAAGATTTCTCACGGTTCTTGCTTCATTATCCTGGAGCCTTCATATGGCTAGGTACTCAAATTGAAGATGGAGAAAATCAAAAGCCGCTTCATGATTCTGGATTTCAGCTTAATGAAAAAGCCTTACCGATAGGAAGCCGCTATTTAGTCGAGGTGGCGATGGATACGTTAAACACGTTATATTTTCAAAAAGAAGGTGATCATGATGTCCATTCATCATGA
- a CDS encoding amidohydrolase: MMSIHHEFIQSMQPKLVKWRRHFHRNPELGFMEYETTYAIGKELEALGFTLYIGRDALKSTSRYGVPSSKEIQQHEANVSSSMEESWLQKMNGGHTGLAAVWDTGRIGDHLAFRFDIDALPIEEKADDQHLPYKEGFHSQNPGVMHACGHDGHTAIGLGLAHFIATHTSELNGKFTFLFQPAEEGGRGAKAMTDKGWLNDVDYFYSGHIGIQDLPLGTVAASTKGFLASSKWNVTFKGQSSHAGMKPEDGRNALLAAATAATQLYAIPRHSEGVSRVNVGKLTAGNGRNIISDYGYIELETRGETKSINDYMQKEASRMIRASADMHHVESTIDFVGETEPMVCDDETISTIKESCGSSSMIKHIINTAQVSGSEDASFMMNVVQSHGGKATYMLFGTRLSDNHHSPAFDYEEEVLPVALDTYIHIVKGGHSLE, encoded by the coding sequence ATGATGTCCATTCATCATGAGTTTATTCAAAGCATGCAACCGAAACTAGTAAAATGGAGACGGCATTTCCACAGAAATCCTGAGCTTGGGTTTATGGAGTATGAAACAACCTACGCAATCGGTAAGGAACTGGAAGCTCTGGGATTCACTCTTTATATCGGAAGAGATGCATTAAAGAGCACCTCTCGCTATGGTGTTCCCTCTTCTAAAGAAATCCAGCAGCATGAAGCGAACGTCTCCTCCTCTATGGAAGAGAGTTGGCTGCAGAAAATGAATGGTGGCCACACTGGACTAGCAGCCGTGTGGGATACCGGACGAATAGGAGATCATTTGGCCTTCCGATTCGATATTGACGCACTCCCCATTGAAGAAAAAGCAGATGACCAGCACCTTCCCTATAAAGAAGGCTTCCATTCTCAGAATCCGGGCGTCATGCATGCCTGTGGTCATGATGGACATACTGCAATTGGATTAGGGCTTGCGCACTTTATTGCCACTCATACTTCAGAGTTAAACGGGAAATTCACCTTCCTTTTCCAACCGGCTGAAGAAGGCGGTCGAGGTGCTAAGGCAATGACGGACAAAGGATGGTTGAACGACGTCGACTACTTCTACTCCGGTCACATCGGAATTCAGGACCTCCCTCTTGGCACAGTCGCAGCATCAACCAAAGGATTTCTTGCCTCATCGAAATGGAATGTTACTTTTAAAGGACAATCCTCTCACGCAGGAATGAAGCCCGAAGATGGGCGAAATGCCCTTCTGGCTGCCGCTACTGCTGCAACGCAGCTCTATGCTATTCCTCGACATAGTGAAGGAGTAAGCCGCGTCAACGTTGGTAAACTAACGGCAGGAAACGGACGAAATATTATTTCAGACTATGGCTATATAGAACTGGAAACACGTGGAGAAACGAAATCCATCAATGATTACATGCAAAAAGAAGCAAGCAGGATGATCCGTGCATCTGCCGACATGCATCACGTAGAGTCCACCATCGATTTTGTAGGAGAAACGGAACCAATGGTCTGCGATGATGAGACGATTTCAACAATTAAGGAATCGTGTGGATCAAGTTCGATGATCAAACACATCATCAACACCGCTCAAGTATCTGGATCTGAGGATGCCAGCTTCATGATGAACGTAGTTCAATCTCACGGAGGAAAAGCAACGTATATGTTATTTGGCACTAGACTTTCGGACAATCACCACTCCCCTGCTTTTGATTATGAGGAAGAAGTATTGCCTGTAGCATTAGATACGTACATTCACATTGTAAAAGGGGGGCACTCACTTGAATAA
- a CDS encoding M20 family metallo-hydrolase, whose protein sequence is MNNLTSWLHEHLLKLNLTEEMDYENGFTRLSYTDEEKQAHKAFQHIAENLQLEVQTDQAGNLWATWNVDKGAPTVAVGSHVDTVSSGGGYDGVAGVLTGLAAIKLLKDQNFTPEKNITIICFASEESARFGVSTIGSKAISGLLDKEDVVDVEDANGITIKQSIESFGLSWETIQHAEREKKDLESFLELHIEQGTQIEDNAAEIGIVRGVACPIRLKVTATGMANHTGTTPMNRRSDAFAAVAPLITFVEEQANLLNEGDSLPLVATVSTGHVSPNVMNVIPGEVELGIDIRSVDDSLKKKLAERIKDFCKEIESNRSVNVDVQTLVDNDSVILDKTIQKKLSAVTDSLTIKPLIMDSGAGHDVMNMAHKWPSGLIFIPCENGISHHPREYASLEDLAKGTKVIAEYLRVETGEHA, encoded by the coding sequence TTGAATAATTTAACGAGTTGGCTACATGAGCATTTGCTCAAGCTGAATTTGACTGAGGAGATGGATTATGAAAACGGGTTTACTCGGTTGAGCTATACAGATGAAGAGAAACAAGCTCATAAGGCCTTTCAACACATCGCCGAAAACTTACAATTAGAAGTCCAGACCGATCAAGCCGGAAATCTCTGGGCTACCTGGAATGTTGATAAAGGGGCACCTACAGTAGCCGTCGGTTCCCACGTCGACACGGTCAGTTCAGGGGGTGGATATGACGGAGTCGCTGGAGTTTTGACAGGCTTAGCAGCGATCAAGCTCTTAAAAGATCAGAACTTTACTCCAGAGAAAAACATCACGATTATCTGTTTTGCATCAGAAGAATCCGCCCGCTTCGGCGTTTCTACAATTGGCAGTAAAGCGATAAGCGGCTTGCTTGATAAAGAAGATGTTGTCGATGTAGAAGATGCAAACGGTATTACCATCAAGCAGTCGATCGAATCCTTCGGCTTATCATGGGAAACCATTCAGCACGCAGAACGTGAGAAAAAGGATCTGGAAAGCTTTCTTGAACTTCATATCGAGCAGGGAACTCAAATCGAAGATAACGCCGCTGAAATTGGTATTGTAAGAGGTGTCGCCTGCCCGATCCGTCTGAAGGTAACAGCAACCGGAATGGCGAACCATACAGGCACCACCCCCATGAACCGACGCTCAGATGCGTTTGCTGCTGTGGCACCGCTTATTACTTTTGTTGAAGAGCAAGCTAACCTTTTAAATGAAGGAGATTCTCTTCCTCTCGTAGCGACAGTCAGTACTGGACATGTGAGTCCGAACGTGATGAACGTAATACCTGGCGAAGTCGAGCTAGGAATTGATATACGAAGCGTTGACGATTCATTGAAAAAGAAACTCGCTGAACGTATTAAAGACTTCTGTAAAGAAATCGAAAGCAATCGCTCTGTTAACGTGGATGTGCAAACACTTGTCGATAATGACTCCGTCATCCTGGACAAAACGATACAGAAAAAACTTTCAGCTGTTACAGACAGCCTTACTATTAAACCATTAATTATGGACAGCGGAGCCGGACATGATGTCATGAACATGGCACACAAATGGCCATCAGGGCTAATCTTCATCCCATGTGAAAATGGCATCAGCCATCACCCTAGAGAATATGCTTCTCTTGAAGATCTGGCAAAAGGAACGAAAGTGATTGCCGAATATTTGCGCGTGGAAACAGGTGAGCATGCATGA